One genomic region from Diceros bicornis minor isolate mBicDic1 unplaced genomic scaffold, mDicBic1.mat.cur scaffold_73_ctg1, whole genome shotgun sequence encodes:
- the MAP2K7 gene encoding dual specificity mitogen-activated protein kinase kinase 7 isoform X2: MAASSLEQKLSRLEAKLKQENREARRRIDLNLDISPQRPRPTLQLPLANDGGSRSPSSESSPQHPTPPARPRQMLGLPSTLFTPRSMESIEIDQKLQEIMKQTGYLTIGGQRYQAEINDLENLGEMGSGTCGQVWKMRFRKTGHVIAVKQMRRSGNKEENKRILMDLDVVLKSHDCPYIVQCFGTFITNTDVFIAMELMGTCAEKLKKRMQGPIPERILGKMTVAIVKALFYLKEKHGVIHRDVKPSNILLDERGQIKLCDFGISGRLVDSKAKTRSAGCAAYMAPERIDPPDPTKPDYDIRADVWSLGISLVELATGQFPYKNCKTDFEVLTKVLQEEPPLLPGHMGFSGDFQSFVKDCLTKDHRKRPKYNKLLEHCFIKRYETLEVDVASWFKDVMAKTESPRTSGVLSQHHLPFFR, encoded by the exons CCCTGCAGCTCCCGCTGGCCAACGATGGTGGCAGCCGCTCACCGTCCTCCGAGAGCTCCCCCCAGCACCCCACgccccccgcccggccccgccaGATGCTGGGCCTCCCGTCAACCTTGTTCACGCCCCGCAGCATGGAGAG CATCGAGATTGACCAGAAGCTGCAGGAGATCATGAAGCAGACGGGCTACCTGACCATCGGGGGCCAG CGCTACCAGGCAGAAATCAACGACCTGGAGAACCTGGGGGAGATGGGCAGTGGCACCTGCGGCCAGGTGTGGAAGATGCGCTTCCGGAAGACAGGGCACGTCATCGCTGTCAAG CAAATGCGGCGCTCGGGGAACAAGGAGGAGAACAAGCGGATCCTCATGGACCTGGACGTGGTGCTGAAGAGCCACGACTGCCCCTACATCGTGCAGTGCTTCGGGACCTTCATCACCAAC ACGGATGTCTTCATCGCCATGGAGCTCATGGGCACGTGCGCCGAGAAGCTCAAGAAGCGGATGCAGGGGCCCATCCCCGAGCGGATCCTGGGCAAGATGACGGTGGCG ATCGTGAAGGCGCTCTTCTACCTGAAGGAGAAGCACGGCGTGATCCACCGAGACGTCAAGCCCTCCAACATCCTGCTGGACGAGCGGGGCCAGATCAAGCTGTGCGACTTCGGCATCAGCGGCCGCCTCGTCGACTCCAAGGCCAAGACGCGGAGCGCCGGCTGTGCCGCCTACATGGCA CCTGAGCGCATCGACCCGCCGGACCCCACCAAGCCAGACTACGACATCCGGGCTGACGTGTGGAGTCTGGGCATCTCCCTG GTGGAGCTGGCCACAGGCCAGTTTCCCTACAAGAACTGCAAGACGGACTTCGAGGTCCTCACCAAAGTCCTCCAGGAGGAGCCCCCGCTTCTGCCCGGCCACATGGGCTTCTCAGGGGACTTCCAGTCCTTTGTCAAAGACTG ccttaCTAAAGATCACAGGAAGAGACCAAAGTATAATAAGCTACTT GAACACTGCTTCATCAAGCGCTACGAGACGCTGGAGGTGGACGTGGCGTCCTGGTTCAAGGACGTCATGGCGAAGACTGAGTCGCCGCGGACTAGCGGAGTCCTGAGCCAGCACCACCTGCCCTTCTTCAGGTAG